The sequence CTGCGTCCCGCGCTCGCCGAAAAAAATCCCGAATTTCGCAGGCTTTGTGTAGAGTTTGACGCCAACAAAGACACCCCCAACCGCAATCGCTATTTCCAAAAAATGTTTGAAGCATTGATGACCATCTGGCTTGAAGGTCACATTCATCTGTCGGATGTCGAATCGTGGCTGTCGTTCAGCGCGCGGGTTGAACGGGGGTTGAAAAAAATCATTCAAGGCGGCAGCCGTCGTCGCATCGCGGTGTTTACTTCGGGCGGACCCATCGGCGTGATGGTGCAAATCGCCGTTAATGCGACGGAACAAAGCGCCCTTGACCTCAACTGGCGCATCCGCAATTGTTCAATCACCGAACTGCTTTTCAATCGCAATAAATTATCGCTTGATTGGTTCAACGCGACTCCGCATCTTGACGAACCGCATTTGCGCACCTATCGATGACGTAAGCGAGTAGCGACAATAATTATTCGCTGGCGTCGCTTTCGCTTTCTTCCGTGACAACTGTGTAGCCGGTTACAATATGCCAGAAGGTGTCGCCGTCGTTTAAAAACCTATCGCCAATATTGATGGCAAGCAACAGGCAACAGATGAATACCGCTTCGCTCAAAGAAGGCGCAAAGCTGCGCTTCGTTTTAGCGGCGCTCTGAGGCAGGGCGTCGGCAGTCACCGACTGAGCAAATGATAAAGGCGAATCGAAAGCGGATTTGAGGTTTTTCAGGTTATTGGAAATCGACGGATAAGGCTGATGGCAAATGTCAGGAGGGCTGTTGATGCAATTCTAAAGCGACCGCGAGTTTGAACACGGTCGCTTTAGAATTAGCTTTTTTCGGCGATGAACACAAGACTTTAATTCTGCACGAGGGTTAATCGGCAGCGGTTTTAACCAGTTGTTTGCCGGTGTTTTTACCCTGTAGCATTGAGAGAAAGGCTTTCGGCATGTTTTCAAAGCCAGGTTCGATGGTCTCTTCGTATTTCAACTTGCCTTGGTTGAGCCACGTCGCCATTTGCGCGATGCCTTCCGGGAAGCGGTCAGCGAAACGCGAAACGATGAAGCCTTCGGCGCGCGCCTGTTTGACAAGCAGGGTTCCCAAAATCAATCGCGGACCCATTTCAGGTTTTTCAAGATTGTATTGCGAAATCTGCCCGCAGATTGAAACCCGCGCAAACGGATTGAGATTGATGAAGACCGCGTCACTAATTGCCCCGCCGACATTATCGAAATAACCATCAATGCCATTCGGGCAAAGTTCCCTGAGTTTGGCGACGTAGTTTTCTGTGGTTTTATAATTGAACGCCGCGTCGAATCCGAGTTGGTTGGTAAGCCACGCGACTTTATCATCGGTTCCGGCAATGCCGACCGCGCGACAGCCTTTAATTTTGGCGATTTGTCCGACGAATGAACCGACGGCTCCGGCTGCGCCTGAAACGACGACGGTGTCGCCCGCCTTCGGTTGGCAAAGTTCCAGAAAGCCGAAATAGGCAGTCATTCCCGGCATGCCTAAAATGCCAAGCGCAGTTGAGATGGGCGCTAGATTGGGGTCAAGTTTTCTCACGCCTTCGCCACTGGTGACGGCATATTCCTGCCAGCCGAAATAGCCTTCGACATAATCGCCGGAGTGGTACTGCGCATTTTTCGATTCGATGACTTTGCCGACCACGCCGCCGACCATCACGCCGCCGATTTTTACGGGTTCGGCGTAAGATTTGGCATCGTTCATACGCCCGCGCATATACGGGTCAACCGAAAGGTAAATGGACTGAACCAAAAACTCGCCGTCTTTAAGTTCAGGAATCGGCGTCTCAACTAAATTAAAATCGGATTCTTTGGGAAACCCGACCGGACGCGCCGCAAGCGTAAATTGTCTATTAATTTGTGGCATAGATTTCTCCCTTAAATAGTTTTGACGGCATTATAGCGTAAACAAAATTATTGGCTCAGGCTGTATTTGATTTTCAGATACAGCGTGCATTGCACAATCGGTTCGATGCCGATGGGGTTCATCACCGCGTCGAAATTACTGATGTCGAGCGCATTGTAAAAAAAGGTTTTGGTCTTGCGTTGTTCAAGGATGCGCATATCGTAGCGATTACCCACATTGCCGGTTTCATAAGCGGTATAGACGTTATACAAATCCGACGGGTAAAAGGTGTTGTATTTTTCCTGAAAGACGAGGCTGGGGCGCAACTTGATATTCAACAACCGCGCATAATTTTCCTCTTTTTTCTTAATGATTTTCGCGGCTTCTTCCAGCAATTGCTGACGCGCGGCGGTCATATCGCTGATGACATACTCGACTTTGATTAAATCGAAAATCGCGGCTTTGGCGGCGGCGGTCAATAGCTTATCCAACACCGCGCGGTCTTTATAACGAACGGCAATATTTTTTTTGGTTTCAAACCCGGATAATTCTTCTTTCGCCAGAGTTCCGGCAACCGTGTAATCATAGACGCGATTCTGAGTGATGAAATCAACGAAGACATCGCTCGGTTTTATGCCGAGAGCTTCTATTGCCGTTTGAAAGGTTTTAATCTGGGCGTTGATTTTTGTCGCGCTGTCGGCAAGCGTGGTGCCCTCCTGGGCGATGCCGAACACCGCGATAAATTCATCGGGTTTGAGATTGAGCAACACATAAGCCTCGATGAAGGGCGAACCGGCAGCATCTTTGGCTTCGGTGCTGTAAAGATTTCCGAGTTGCGGCACGGTTTCACGTTGCCTTTGATTGTTGCCATAAACCCGATTGCCGCTTTCTTGCGCGAGGCTTGCGAAGTTGAAAACCAAAAGCATTGAAAAAGCCAAGAGGAATTTTTTCATAACAAGCACCTTCGATTCAAAATGGTTTGAAAAATAAAAAGGCGGATGAGGCAAGCGAAAGATTAACATGAACCACAGGGTTCGTGTACTCTCTCGCGCTTGCTTCATCCGTTGACAGAGATTGGCGTTTAACCAACTCTAAGGAAGAGATGTTCGCTAATTGCTGTTTAACGGCGCGATGTAAATCACCGTGTTGAGTTTCGCCAAAGCATCAAGTTTTTCAATGCTGAGGCGACCGGTGATGACATTCGAGCCATTTACCTGGGTAAGCATTTCAAATCCGAGTTGCCTGAGTTGCGCAAGCGTTCCCTTGGAAAGGTTCGCGAGGTGAACGCGCAACTCGGCTTTACCGGCTTTGACGAATTTCGTTTCCTCGGCTGATGCCGGTAAACGCTTCTTCAAACGGTCAATGATAGCCGCAACCGATGGATGCAATTTGGAACCGGCAGGCGTTTTTATCTTCGTTGCATCATCTTTTTCTTTCGCCGGTTCGGCTGTGGGAAGAGGCGATGAGACAGTTGGCGCAGAAGCGCGGCCTACACCGCCGCCACCGCCGCCGCCAATACCATAGCTTCTCGCAGACATCTTGCCCACCGCAGCCTGTCCGTTTAGCGATGGGCTTCTTTCTTCTTTATCTTCACCAAAGATGCCTTTGTGGCTCACGCCTTCGGGCATCTCAACCGGCACTTGAACGGTACGAGGCACGCCGCCTTCGGTGATGATTTTTTCCTCAACCGCAACGAATGAAGTGAACTGCGTCATCAAGCGATACTCCAAACCCACCTGCGTGACGGTTTCGCGCAACTCGGCATTCATTGAACCGTTTTGTGCACCGGCATAATCCTGCGACATTAAATCTTCGATGCGGGTTCGCGCCCATAACTTCGCTAAAACATCGCGACTCGGTTCCTCGCCGGGCAACTCAACGGCTATCTCTTTGACCACATCGCGCCCAGCCATTTTGCCTTTGAGATAAATCACCCCTTTGCCGCTTGTCGTATAACGACCGGTGACGACCACAGGTTTGGCGCTGAACAAATCGGGAATGCGTTTTGGATAAACGTCTGCGACTGCCAATCCATTCCAATCGATTGAAATGTCTGTGAGCAGAGGACTGTGCATGCGTTCGTGCAGACGTTTTGCGGCAGCCGAACCCTCATCCTGCAACGTGACATATTCGACTTCGCCGCGTCCGTGTTCCGCCATTTTGTCAAGCAGGAAACGGTTTACCGATGAACCAATTCCGAAAGAAAAGACGCGGGCGTTCGGATGTTTCTGCACTTCGGAAATAATTTCCATATCGTTGCCGACATAACCATCGGTCATAAAACAGACGATGCGGATGTGGTCTTGTTTATCGGATGGGTCAAGCGCGGCGCGAATCGCTTTCATCATTTCAGTGCCGCCGCTGCCTGAACGCGATTGCAGGAAAGCCTGCGCGCGAGCTAAATTCTGGCGCGTTGCCGGGACGGGCGCATTAAATAAAATATGAGTATCGCCTGCGAAGGTGATGAGGTTGAAGGTGTCTTGCGGATAGAGATTATCGAGCGCGAGTTTCATGCACTCTTTGGCTTTTTCAATCGGATAGCCCATCATCGACCCCGAAGTGTCGAGAACGAAAACAATCTCTTTCGGAGTGACATCTTCGGCAGTGACGCGCTCCGGCGGTTGCATAATAAAAGTGAAAAAGCCGCCTTGCGCGCCGCGATGAGTCATCAACGCGTCTTCGATTTTTCGCCCTGCGACATCGTATTTCAAAATAAAATCCTTATTGGGAATTTCATTTTTGCTGCGTAGCGTAATGCTTGCCGTGTGGGCGTCACGTTTATCAATATCAACGTCGTGAAGCGTCGATTTGATATTGTCAATCGGCACCCCGGCGTCGAGTTTCACTTCGATGGAAATATCGTGACCGGCGCGTGTGTTGGGGGCAGCAACCGGCGGCGTGATGCGCGACGCATCCGGCACGCGGTCAGTATCGGGCGCGAAACCGCCACCCTGTTTTCCGGTTGGCGTGCCGGGAATGTAACGCGGGCCGACGACCATTGGGAAAACGAACTCATAAGACCCGGCTTCATATTTCAAGGTTTCAACATAGCTGATGGTGATGTTGATTTTTTCGCCCGGCATGATGTTGGCGACCGATTGGGTGAAAATATTCGGACGTTCCTGGTCTAATAAACTGGCGACCTGACCGGCGTTGCGTGCCGCTTCATAGATTTTACGGGCTTCTTCGCGGCGTTTGATTTGCCCGCGAATGATGCGTTCGCCGATGTGCATGGTCATTTCATCAATCGCGGCGTTTTGCGGAAGTGGGAAAGTGTAGATGGCTTCGATTTTATCTTTAAACGGATTTTCAAATTCCTGGGTGACAAAAACGCGCGACAGAAAGCCGTTGATTTCGGCTTTAACTTCGGTATGTTTCAGTGGACAGTCGCCAATGGTGTTGCCTTCGGCGCTGACGGCGTGAAGCGAACCCTGGGTAACTTTGGTTGAAGCTGAAGAGGTAAATCCCAATCCATTATTTTCTTCGATGTTGGCAATGCTGATGTAAGCGCCAAGGCAAGCGACTGTTAGACATATAAAAAACAGGT comes from Acidobacteriota bacterium and encodes:
- a CDS encoding histidine phosphatase family protein; protein product: MSTLTLIRHGQATPFEKITDRLSEIGEAQSRKLADYWLRYGVQFDEVYVGTLTRHHRTAEIVYEGYSQAGLPLPEPVVMSEFNEYDADGILHRLRPALAEKNPEFRRLCVEFDANKDTPNRNRYFQKMFEALMTIWLEGHIHLSDVESWLSFSARVERGLKKIIQGGSRRRIAVFTSGGPIGVMVQIAVNATEQSALDLNWRIRNCSITELLFNRNKLSLDWFNATPHLDEPHLRTYR
- a CDS encoding NADP-dependent oxidoreductase, which encodes MPQINRQFTLAARPVGFPKESDFNLVETPIPELKDGEFLVQSIYLSVDPYMRGRMNDAKSYAEPVKIGGVMVGGVVGKVIESKNAQYHSGDYVEGYFGWQEYAVTSGEGVRKLDPNLAPISTALGILGMPGMTAYFGFLELCQPKAGDTVVVSGAAGAVGSFVGQIAKIKGCRAVGIAGTDDKVAWLTNQLGFDAAFNYKTTENYVAKLRELCPNGIDGYFDNVGGAISDAVFINLNPFARVSICGQISQYNLEKPEMGPRLILGTLLVKQARAEGFIVSRFADRFPEGIAQMATWLNQGKLKYEETIEPGFENMPKAFLSMLQGKNTGKQLVKTAAD
- a CDS encoding SIMPL domain-containing protein, with protein sequence MKKFLLAFSMLLVFNFASLAQESGNRVYGNNQRQRETVPQLGNLYSTEAKDAAGSPFIEAYVLLNLKPDEFIAVFGIAQEGTTLADSATKINAQIKTFQTAIEALGIKPSDVFVDFITQNRVYDYTVAGTLAKEELSGFETKKNIAVRYKDRAVLDKLLTAAAKAAIFDLIKVEYVISDMTAARQQLLEEAAKIIKKKEENYARLLNIKLRPSLVFQEKYNTFYPSDLYNVYTAYETGNVGNRYDMRILEQRKTKTFFYNALDISNFDAVMNPIGIEPIVQCTLYLKIKYSLSQ
- a CDS encoding VIT and VWA domain-containing protein; amino-acid sequence: MHRKVYLFFICLTVACLGAYISIANIEENNGLGFTSSASTKVTQGSLHAVSAEGNTIGDCPLKHTEVKAEINGFLSRVFVTQEFENPFKDKIEAIYTFPLPQNAAIDEMTMHIGERIIRGQIKRREEARKIYEAARNAGQVASLLDQERPNIFTQSVANIMPGEKINITISYVETLKYEAGSYEFVFPMVVGPRYIPGTPTGKQGGGFAPDTDRVPDASRITPPVAAPNTRAGHDISIEVKLDAGVPIDNIKSTLHDVDIDKRDAHTASITLRSKNEIPNKDFILKYDVAGRKIEDALMTHRGAQGGFFTFIMQPPERVTAEDVTPKEIVFVLDTSGSMMGYPIEKAKECMKLALDNLYPQDTFNLITFAGDTHILFNAPVPATRQNLARAQAFLQSRSGSGGTEMMKAIRAALDPSDKQDHIRIVCFMTDGYVGNDMEIISEVQKHPNARVFSFGIGSSVNRFLLDKMAEHGRGEVEYVTLQDEGSAAAKRLHERMHSPLLTDISIDWNGLAVADVYPKRIPDLFSAKPVVVTGRYTTSGKGVIYLKGKMAGRDVVKEIAVELPGEEPSRDVLAKLWARTRIEDLMSQDYAGAQNGSMNAELRETVTQVGLEYRLMTQFTSFVAVEEKIITEGGVPRTVQVPVEMPEGVSHKGIFGEDKEERSPSLNGQAAVGKMSARSYGIGGGGGGGVGRASAPTVSSPLPTAEPAKEKDDATKIKTPAGSKLHPSVAAIIDRLKKRLPASAEETKFVKAGKAELRVHLANLSKGTLAQLRQLGFEMLTQVNGSNVITGRLSIEKLDALAKLNTVIYIAPLNSN